The Mesorhizobium opportunistum WSM2075 DNA window TCAGCGTGGCTTCCTCGGTGCGCAGGCGCTCGAGAACATCGGCATTGTCGCGCACCATCCGCTCCTCGCGGGCGATGTCGCCATCGAGCTGCTGCAAACGCCGCTCGAGTTCGGCCTGGCGGGCGCGGATGCGGCCTGCCTCCTCCTCGATCTGCGACCTGGCGATCGACAGGCGCTGGAAAGCAGCGGCGGCGGCCGCTTCCGCGTCGCGCAGGTCGGGCAAGCGATGGGCGGCGATGCCCTGCTCCTTGGCCGCGTTCATCTGCGCGGCGGCGCGGTCGCCGACCAGTGCCGTGGCGACAGCCAGCGCCGAGCGCGCCTCGCCTTCCTGCGTCTTGGCCAGCGTCCAGCGCAAGTGCAGCAAAGTCGCCTCGGCCTTGCGGATGTCAGCCGACAGGTTCTTGAAGCGGGACGCCTGGCGCGCCTGGCGCTTCAGACTTTCGATCTGGCTTTCGAGCTCGCCGACGACATCGTCCAGGCGTTCGAGGTTTTGTTCGGCCGCCTTCAGCCGCAGTTCGGCTTCGTGGCGGCGTGTGTGCAGGCCGGAAATGCCGGCCGCCTCTTCGAGCAGCGCGCGACGCGCCTGCGGCTTGGCCTGGATCAGTTCGCCGATACGGCCCTGGCCTACCATCGACGGCGAGCGCGCGCCGGTCGACTGGTCGGCGAACAGAAGCTGCACGTCCTTGGCACGCGCTTCCTTGCCGTTGATGCGGTAGAGCGAACCGGCCTCGCGCTCGATGCGTCGCGATACCTGCAATTCGTCGGCATCGTTGAAGGCGGCGGGCGCGGAACGGTCGCTGTTGTCGAGGAAAAGCGTGACCTCGGCGGTGTTGCGCGCGGGCCGGGTGCCCGAACCGGAAAAGATCACGTCGTCCATGCCGGACGCGCGCATGTTCTTGTAGGAGCTTTCGCCCATCACCCAGCGCAGCGCCTCGACCAGGTTCGACTTGCCGCAGCCGTTCGGCCCGACAATACCCGTCAGGCCGCGTTCGATGACGAACTCGCCGGGCTCGACGAACGACTTGAAACCAAGGAGGCGGAGGCGCGAAAACTTCATTCACGCGCCTCACAGGCGGGTTCCGCGAAAGTGTTCCGCGGTTTTACGGCAAGAAACCGCTTCAAAACGCGAGAGCGGGCAGCGCCGGAACGCTGCCGATTCAGCGCTGAGCAGGTGTCAGAGCAGAGGGTCGATGATGGCCGATATTTCCTCAATCGACATCGCCCCTTTGTAGGTCTTACCGTTGATGAAGAAGGTCGGTGTCGAGTCGACCTTGAATTCATTGGCGCCGCGCTTCTGGACCGATCTCACATCGTCCAGAAGTTTCTGGTCCGTCAAGCAGGCCTCGAAGGACTCCTGTGTAAAACCGGCAAGCTTCGAGATTTGCAGCAGCGCATCCTTGGTGTTCTGGACGCCAACCCAGTTCGCTTGCTGCCGAAACAGCACGTCGACCATCGGAAAATAGTTATCCTTGGCGCAGCGCGCCAGCATGAAACCGGCCTCCGCGCTCGGATCGAACGGAAATTCGCGCAGGATGTAGCGGGCCTTGCCGGTATCGATGTACTTCGTCTTCAGTTCCGGGAAGGTGGTCTCGGCGAAATGTGCGCAATGCGGGCAGGTCATCGAGGCGTATTCGACGATGGTGACCTTGGCGTCGTCCTTGCCGAGCTGCTTGTCGGGCAGCGCGCCCGGCTTCAACAGTTCCGCCATGTCGACGGTTCCCTGCGCTTCCGGCACCTGGACCGCCGCCGGCGTGGCCGGCTTTGCCGGAGTGGCCGGGTCAGCAGGCTTCACATCCGCCGCCTTGGCCTGTTCGCCGGAGTCACTGCAGGCGGCGAGCAGGGCGACCGCCGGAATGGCGGCCAGCGAAGACAGGACGTTTCTGCGAGACAGACTTTTGCCGAACGAGGGACGGTTCATACGAATCACCTGACAAGGGTTGAATTTTGCGATGCAAAGGCACGAAAAGGCGAGAGTTGGCGCGAATTAAGGCATCTCCGTCCCCAATCCAATCGCGAAACCTGACAAAGGCGATCACGAATGCGAGATGTTGACGACAAATCCATGACTGCCTTCAAGGGGTTTTCGACTTTTTTTCACCAAGAATGGTCGCGCCAAGCCTTTCCAGCGAGGCGCGCAGTCCTTCATCCTCGATCAATTCGACTGTGCCGGACAATTTCGTCTGCTCCGCCGCCGTCAGGGGCCTGAAGGTCGGCTTGGGCCGTGCCTTATCCGTTGTCACCGGCTTTTGCACGATCCTGATGCGGCCGATGGCGTTGAAGCCAAGAAAGGCATTCACTCTGTTGATGATCTCGCCGGTCTCGTGCTGCAGATGAAGTGCGGCCATGCCTTCGCAGGCGATGACCAGCACGGCCGGCTCGAATGGATCGTCCTCATGCAGGCGGCGCGGCCACTGGATCTTTTCAGGCCGCGAGCGGCTGGCGAGGCGCGGGCCGGCGATCTCTTCCCAGGACTGGACGAGGCCAATCGAGATGCCGGCCCGCTTGCGCAGCACCGGATCGAGGATTTTGGTCGCAAGATCACTCACCGGGACGGGATTGCCGTAGGGCGTTCTCCCTGCCATGTACGTTCTCCAGCCATCACCCCAGCAGATACCGGCCAGGCCCATATAGATCAATGGCACCAGCAGACCAGACCCGCAAGGCCCAGAGCCACACGACGATGTCGGACGATACCGCGTCGCGCCTGCTCGCCTGGTACGACGTGCATCACCGCGAATTGCCATGGCGCGTGACCCCGCGCGAGCACGCGCGCGGCGCGAGGCCAGACCCCTACCGCATCTGGCTGTCCGAAGTCATGCTGCAGCAGACCACGGTCGAGGCGGTGAAATCCTATTTCCGCGCCTTTGTCGAGAAATGGCCCGATGTCGAGGCGCTGGCCGCGGCACCGACCGAGGACGTGATGAAGGCCTGGGCGGGGCTCGGCTACTATTCCCGCGCCCGCAATCTCAAGGCCTGCGCCGATCTGGTCGCCGCCCGCGGCGGCCGGTTTCCCGACACGGAGGCCGCCTTGCGAGACCTGCCCGGCATCGGCGCCTATACGTCGGCGGCCATCACGGCGATCGCCTTCGACCGCCCCGCCGCCGTTGTCGACGGCAATGTCGAGCGCGTCATCTCCCGGCTGTTTTCGATCACGACGCCGCTGAGCGAAGCCAAGGGCGAAATCCGCGCCCATGTCGAACGCATGGTGCCGGCGACAAGGCCGGGCGACTTCGCCCAGGCGATGATGGATCTCGGCGCCACGATCTGCACCCCGCGCCGGCCACGCTGCATGCTGTGCCCACTGCGCGAGGACTGCAGCGCCGTCGTTTCAGGCGACCCCGAGCATTTTCCGGTACGCCTGCCGAAAGCCGACAAGCCTCGGCGGCGCGGCGCGGCTTTCGTGGCCATGCGCGATGACGGCGCCATTCTTCTGCGCAAGCGGCCGGACAAGGGCCTGCTCGGCGGCATGACCGAGGTGCCGACGACCGCATGGACCGCGCGGATCGACGGCGCAATCACCGAGGCGGCGGCGCCTTTCCCCGCCAACTGGCGGCATGCCGGTCAGATCGCGCATGTCTTCACCCACTTCGCGCTCGAACTCGATGTCTTTCGTGCCGAGGTGGACAGTGCCGCGCCAGCGGGGCATTTCTGGTCGCTGGCCCATGAAATTTCCGGGGAGGCGCTGCCCACTGTCATGAAAAAGGCAATCGAAGCGGCGATACCCGGCGCGACGAAAAAGCCACGCCCGCATTGAAAGAGGCTCCATGACTGAAATCCGCCACATCGTTTTCGACATCGGCAAGGTGCTGGTCCATTACGATCCCAACATTCCGTTCAGCCGGCTGATCCCCGACGAGACGGAGCGGAAATGGTTCTTCGACAATGTCTGCACGCATGACTGGAACATCGAGCAGGACCGCGGCCGCACCTGGGAAGAGGCAGAGGCGCTTGCCATCGCGGAACATCCGGATCACGCGGAAAACATCCGCAATTTCCGTCGCCACTGGCACGAAATGGCACCGCATGCCTATGAAGACAGTGTCGCCATCCTGGAAAGGCTTATCGACACCGGCCACGACGTGACGCTGCTGACCAATTGGGCCGCCGACACGTTCGTCGAGGCACGGGACCGTTTTCCATTCCTCGATCGCCCACGCGGCATAACCGTGTCCGCCGAGATCGGCCTGATCAAGCCCGATCGCAGGATCTACGATCATCACGTCGCCTCATTCGGCCTCGAACCGTCGGCGTCGCTGTTCATCGACGACAGCCAGAAGAATGTCGACGGCGCCAGGGCGGCAGGCTGGCAAGCGGTGCTGTTCACCGACGCCAAGACGCTTCAAGCAGACCTTGAGCGCTTCGGAATCAAGGCGTGATCTGAATCGCTTCCGGCAATCCGCTGAGATTTTGAATCAACGCAAAATTGCACGGGCGGCAGGGGTTCAGCCCCCTGCCCGCTCCATGCCGAGGCGGGCGATGCGGCGAAGTTCGTCGATCGGGGTCAAACCGCCGCTGCGCTCATAGTGCCAGAAGGTCCAGCCGTTGCAGGCGTCCAACCCCTGCACTTCGGCGCCGATCTTGTGGATCGAGCCGGCACTGTCGCCGATCGCCACCGTGCCGTCGGCGCGCACCTTGGCCGCCCAGCGCTTCTTGGCGTCGTAGAGCGTCGCACCCGGAACCATCAGCCCGGTGTCAATCAGGCTGACGAAGGCGACGCGGGGCTCGGCGCGCTTGCCGGTCAGCACTGTCAGGTCGGCATCTTCCAGCGGCCGCACGGCGTCGATGCGCTCGTTGGCGGCATCGATATAGGCCTGCTCGCGCTCGATGCCGACGAAATGGCGGCCAAGACGCTTGGCCACGGCACCGGTCGTGCCGGAGCCGAAGAAGGGGTCGAGCACGATGTCGCCCGGCTTGGTCGAGGCCATCATGATGCGAGCCAGCAGCGCCTCCGGCTTCTGCGTCGGATGCAATTTGTCGCCATTGTCGTTCTTCAGCCGCTCGCCACCGGTGCAGATCGGGAACAGCCAGTCGGAACGCATCTGGATGTCGTCATTCGACGCCTTGAGCGCCTCGTAATTGAACGTATAGCCCTTGCCCTTCTGGTCGCGCGAGGCCCAGATCATGGTCTCATGCGCGTTCTGGAAGCGGCGGCCGCGAAAATTCGGCATCGGATTGGTCTTGCGCCAGACGACGTCGTTGAGGATCCAGAAGCCCAGGTCCTGCATCTTGGCGCCGACCCGGAAGATGTTGTGATAGGAGCCGATGACCCAGATCGTGCCATTCGGCTTCAGCACGCGGCGCGCCGCCAGCAGCCAGGCGCGTGTGAAGGCGTCGTAGGCCTCGAAGCTCTCGAACCGGTCCCAGTCGTCGTCGACCGCGTCGACCTTGGACTGGTCGGGGCGGTGCAGGTCACCGTCGAGCTGCAGATTGTAGGGCGGATCGGCGAAGATGACGTCGATCGACTTCTCGGGCAAGCGGTCGAGGGCCGCGACGCAGTCGCCCTTGAGGATCGTGTCCAGCCATTCGGATTGCTGGGGAGCAAGGGAAAGCTCGTCGAGAAGACGCACTGCAGACATTTTTACACCCCAGGCACGCGTTACTGTTTTTACTGTCTGTTATGGTTACCGATCAGCGTAAATATTCGGTGAAGGCCGACGCAACGACCTGCCGGGTTTGCGAAGGCGGTGCCATTGGTGTATGCCGCGCCGCCTGAGCCCGTAGCGGCCATCCCTCCATCCTCCTTGTCCCGGATCGTCATGCCCCAGCCAGATCTTGTCATCTTCGATTGCGACGGCGTGCTCGTCGATTCCGAAATCATCGCCGCGCGGGTCGAGGCCGAGCTGATAACCCTGGCCGGATACGAGGTCTCGGCCGAGGAAATCGCCGAGACCTATGCCGGCCTGACCTTCAAGGACATTTTGATGCGGATCGAGGAGAAGTCCAAAATCCCGTTCCAGGTGTCGCTGATCGATCGTGCCGAAGAACTGGTCGACCGGAAGCTGCGCAGCGACGTGCGTGCCATCGAAGGCGTGCGCGAGGCAGTCGCATCGGTCACGACACAACGCTGCATCTGCTCCAATTCACGCTCGGAGCGGATAGAATTCATGCTGGAAAAGGTGCACCTGCTGCCGTTTTTCGCCGGCCGCATCTTCTCGGCGCTGGAAACGCCCACCGGCAAAACCAAGCCGGCTCCGGACGTCTTCCTGTTGGCGGCGGAGAAACTCAACGCCAAGCCGGCGAACACTTTCGTCATCGAGGATTCCGTGCACGGCGTCCATGGCGCCAGGGCCGCCGGCATGCGCGTGATCGGCTTCACCGGCGCCAGCCACAGCTACCCCGGCCATGCCGATGCGTTGACGGAAGCCGGCGCCGAAACGGTGATCCGTCGCTGGGCGGAACTGAAAAGCGTGATCGCCGCGCTGTCGGAATGGTCGGCGGACGCCTGACAAGCGTCCAGCCCGATGCACGCGGGTCTAAAGGCCGCTCAGTTGGTCGCGGCCGCCCGCTTCCTGTGGGTCTTCTTCGGCTTGTCCGTCGTCGTCTTGGGTGCGGTCTCGTCATAGCCGGCATAGGCCTGATAGTCCTGCGCCGTCGGTGCCGGCACCACGATGTTGGAATCCGTGAAGACGAACTGGGTGGCGACCGAGGGGTCGGTGACCTGGACCTGATATTGGTGAATCTGCGAGTAGAGCACGTCGGTGCCGTGCATCACCGCGGTGCGGATCGGCATGGTGATGGTTCCGGGCGAGAACTTCGGCCCCGGCACGATCTTGCCGGCGACCGCGATCTTCATCGTCAGCTGCCCGTCGGCACGGCTGCAATCGCGGGTCACGTCGGCGATCGACGCCTGATAGATGATCCTCGCCGAATCGTCGGGCGGCGTGGCCGCGGCGGCGTCGGCCGCAGCCTGGGCGGCAGCGTCGGCCTCGGCGTCGCCGGTCTTCTTGAGCTTCGGCTTGGGCTTCCGGGCTTCGTTGGCATAGGTGTTGAAGAAGGCCGTGCCGTCACGCACCGTCACTCTCGGACAATAGGCGTTCAACTGGCTGGCCAGAATCTTGGGGTCCTGCGGCGGTGGCGGCGCGGTCGGGTCCTTCTTGCCGAAACCGAGGTTCAGGATACCGTTGTCGCCCGATTGGCAACCGGCGGCGGCGAGCATAAAGCCAGTAAGCGCCAGACCCGCCACAAAGCGACCGCTGAATGTATGAAACGCCATGAAACTCCCACTTCCCTCTCGCAAAGCTGGTGACGTATATCAACGGCGCGGCAAAAATGCGACTGAGCCAGCGCAGAAATTAACCACCTTGTGGTGAACGGAAAGCCACACGGCAAACGGATCTGTGACATGCAATATGTGAGTACCCGTGGGGAAGCGCCCGCGCTTGGATTTTCCGACGCCGTG harbors:
- a CDS encoding HAD family hydrolase, which codes for MTEIRHIVFDIGKVLVHYDPNIPFSRLIPDETERKWFFDNVCTHDWNIEQDRGRTWEEAEALAIAEHPDHAENIRNFRRHWHEMAPHAYEDSVAILERLIDTGHDVTLLTNWAADTFVEARDRFPFLDRPRGITVSAEIGLIKPDRRIYDHHVASFGLEPSASLFIDDSQKNVDGARAAGWQAVLFTDAKTLQADLERFGIKA
- a CDS encoding HAD family hydrolase; the protein is MPQPDLVIFDCDGVLVDSEIIAARVEAELITLAGYEVSAEEIAETYAGLTFKDILMRIEEKSKIPFQVSLIDRAEELVDRKLRSDVRAIEGVREAVASVTTQRCICSNSRSERIEFMLEKVHLLPFFAGRIFSALETPTGKTKPAPDVFLLAAEKLNAKPANTFVIEDSVHGVHGARAAGMRVIGFTGASHSYPGHADALTEAGAETVIRRWAELKSVIAALSEWSADA
- the mutY gene encoding A/G-specific adenine glycosylase, which gives rise to MAPADQTRKAQSHTTMSDDTASRLLAWYDVHHRELPWRVTPREHARGARPDPYRIWLSEVMLQQTTVEAVKSYFRAFVEKWPDVEALAAAPTEDVMKAWAGLGYYSRARNLKACADLVAARGGRFPDTEAALRDLPGIGAYTSAAITAIAFDRPAAVVDGNVERVISRLFSITTPLSEAKGEIRAHVERMVPATRPGDFAQAMMDLGATICTPRRPRCMLCPLREDCSAVVSGDPEHFPVRLPKADKPRRRGAAFVAMRDDGAILLRKRPDKGLLGGMTEVPTTAWTARIDGAITEAAAPFPANWRHAGQIAHVFTHFALELDVFRAEVDSAAPAGHFWSLAHEISGEALPTVMKKAIEAAIPGATKKPRPH
- a CDS encoding site-specific DNA-methyltransferase, which codes for MSAVRLLDELSLAPQQSEWLDTILKGDCVAALDRLPEKSIDVIFADPPYNLQLDGDLHRPDQSKVDAVDDDWDRFESFEAYDAFTRAWLLAARRVLKPNGTIWVIGSYHNIFRVGAKMQDLGFWILNDVVWRKTNPMPNFRGRRFQNAHETMIWASRDQKGKGYTFNYEALKASNDDIQMRSDWLFPICTGGERLKNDNGDKLHPTQKPEALLARIMMASTKPGDIVLDPFFGSGTTGAVAKRLGRHFVGIEREQAYIDAANERIDAVRPLEDADLTVLTGKRAEPRVAFVSLIDTGLMVPGATLYDAKKRWAAKVRADGTVAIGDSAGSIHKIGAEVQGLDACNGWTFWHYERSGGLTPIDELRRIARLGMERAGG
- a CDS encoding DsbA family protein, translating into MNRPSFGKSLSRRNVLSSLAAIPAVALLAACSDSGEQAKAADVKPADPATPAKPATPAAVQVPEAQGTVDMAELLKPGALPDKQLGKDDAKVTIVEYASMTCPHCAHFAETTFPELKTKYIDTGKARYILREFPFDPSAEAGFMLARCAKDNYFPMVDVLFRQQANWVGVQNTKDALLQISKLAGFTQESFEACLTDQKLLDDVRSVQKRGANEFKVDSTPTFFINGKTYKGAMSIEEISAIIDPLL
- a CDS encoding DUF721 domain-containing protein, producing the protein MAGRTPYGNPVPVSDLATKILDPVLRKRAGISIGLVQSWEEIAGPRLASRSRPEKIQWPRRLHEDDPFEPAVLVIACEGMAALHLQHETGEIINRVNAFLGFNAIGRIRIVQKPVTTDKARPKPTFRPLTAAEQTKLSGTVELIEDEGLRASLERLGATILGEKKSKTP